One segment of Bombus huntii isolate Logan2020A unplaced genomic scaffold, iyBomHunt1.1 ctg00000129.1, whole genome shotgun sequence DNA contains the following:
- the LOC126877169 gene encoding uncharacterized protein LOC126877169 encodes MLSHRNLLLFIQTLSAPGSMDIRRGDRILVFLPLFHGYAFGMMNTAISCGAAVYIMGNFELETLLSSVEKYRITHIPLVPPVLVGLAKHPMVPNYDFSSVREIVSGAAPLPPDVSFSSKLPNVIRYNVIL; translated from the exons ATGTTGTCTCATCGAAATTTGTTACTTTTCATCCAAACTCTAag TGCCCCAGGATCAATGGATATTCGACGTGGAGACCGAATACTAGTTTTCTTGCCATTATTTCACGGTTATGCGTTCGGAATGATGAATACGGCAATAAGTTGCGGTGCAGCTGTGTACATAATGGGAAATTTCGAGTTAGAAACGTTACTCAGTTCCGTagaaaaatacagaattaCGCATATACCATTGGTCCCTCCAGTTTTAGTTGGTCTTGCGAAGCATCCAATGGTGCCAAATTACGATTTCAGCAGCGTGAGAGAGATCGTTTCCGGTGCGGCACCGCTTCCGCCGGATGTAAGTTTTTCGTCCAAACTAcccaacgtaatacgttataacgttattctataa
- the LOC126877161 gene encoding uncharacterized protein LOC126877161 — protein MRRRGGLSRRCVASPPYGQHTREVEPQAPPCTVTATGAKANSKRLAVSIENPRIVSDIRISDNVTISVAPKTRGDEEGDPFKPSRKIQRSPTIGGRPDIEVAEESVVYRNWIEISSRQDGGDSTYRKSYHKVKDVNMGKVCVMVDTLIGAIRMSCKIKLIPPLHLSGMCWLEYRCWVLSPG, from the exons ATGCGCAGGCGAGGTGGTTTGTCGCGTCGATGTGTGGCGTCGCCACCTTACGGGCAGCACACTAGG GAGGTGGAACCCCAGGCACCCCCTTGTACAGTAACAGCGACTGGCGCAAAGGCGAATAGCAAGAGGTTGGCGGTTAGTATTGAAAACCCAAGGATAGTGTCGGACATCAGAATAAGTGACAACGTCACCATATCGGTTGCACCGAAGACTAGGGGAGACGAGGAAGGTGATCCCTTTAAGCCTAGTAGGAAAATTCAGAGGAGTCCCACGATTGGTGGTAGGCCCGATATTGAAGTAGCAGAAGAATCGGTGGTGTACCGAAACTGGATTGAAATTAGCTCAAGACAAGACGGAGGTGATTCTACTTACCGGAAATCGTATCACAAGGTCAAGGACGTCAATATGG GAAAGGTGTGTGTCATGGTTGATACCCTAATAGGAGCGATTAGgatgtcgtgtaaaattaag CTGATTCCTCCTCTTCATCTGAGTGGTATGTGTTGGTTGGAATATAGATGTTGGGTGTTGAGCCCAGGGTGA